The Flavobacteriales bacterium genome has a window encoding:
- a CDS encoding ABC transporter permease yields the protein MGKLIRYLLSDLLRNRIIIASFLLFSLTGWGLFLLESNPEKIIIIMLQLTLLALPLLTMVFGSIYYYNSMDFIVLILSQPIRRTTVIRSFYISLTVAFMLCYLLGIGLPLLSFYPGLASAVLLLSGLFL from the coding sequence ATCAGACCTGCTGAGAAACCGCATCATTATCGCCAGCTTTCTTCTTTTTTCGCTTACTGGTTGGGGTCTCTTCCTCCTGGAAAGCAACCCCGAAAAGATCATCATTATTATGCTCCAACTCACTCTGCTCGCATTGCCGTTGCTTACCATGGTATTCGGAAGTATTTATTATTACAATTCGATGGATTTCATCGTATTGATCCTTTCACAGCCCATTCGCCGGACAACGGTGATCAGGAGCTTTTATATCAGCCTGACCGTTGCTTTTATGCTTTGCTACCTGCTGGGCATCGGATTGCCGCTTTTATCGTTTTATCCGGGATTGGCATCTGCTGTCCTCCTGCTATCAGGCCTGTTTCTTA